The Saccharomyces mikatae IFO 1815 strain IFO1815 genome assembly, chromosome: 15 DNA window GTCCTCACTGCAATGCCAGAATAAGGAATTATGCAGGTGGCCGTGACGAAttcgatgaagaagaatacaGTGAAGGAGAACTGGACGAAATTCGAGAGAGCATGCGCAGGCGTAGAGAGGATCAATTTACGTCCACTGATCCGTTTGCCAATAGAGATGATATAAGTTCCGAAGAAGATAGCAGCAGTGAAGAAGAGCCTATGCGGGAACATATCCCTCAAGGTCGTTGGGCCAGCTCACATAATCGTAGCATCGCCGTAGATGCTgtagatgatgaagaggatgaggaagaactagaggaagatgaggaagacATGGATTCTGATCTGAAAGATTTTATAGAGGATGATGAGGAcgacgaagatgaagatggcAGTAGAAGGAATTTGATACTGTCTGCACTCAATAATAGACAAGTAATCATAACtgatgatgaggaagatgagGGACGGGAACATACCACAGATGAGGAAGAGCACGACAGTGATTTTTACGAGCACAATGATGAAGGATTTGCAAGTGGCGATAGTCTTGATGAAGACCGGAAAGAAGCTATTCAGGTGCAATCAAGTTCTGACTCCGAAGATCGTTCAATTTCTTATCCTAGCTCTAGTGATGTCAAAGATAAAGACGAACCTGACACCGAAGACTTCGACGATCTGCAACCAAGAAGACAAAAGCGATTCCGTGTTGTCCTAGGAGAAAGTGATGACGAATGATGTTAATGTTTCAACCGGCCAGGGTGGTTATGTACGGAActtttatgtatttttttagaaGTATCCTTTCTGTTCTTGTAATGTGATTACAGAGCGGTAGTAGGCTCAAATTCAATCATTAGTTATGTATGACAGAGTTACTTAAAGGAAATCTAAAATCTTATCAATTTATAGActattcttccttttttttcgacctgccattgttatttttttaggCGTTACGTTAACTAGCACAATTATGTGGGGGTTATGCAAGAACCTTTTCCGAGCAATAAAATTTAAGAGcaaaagagaacaaaacatcaaaataaaaaaaaagagtggCAACTGCTTCCTGAATTAAGTTACgagaggaagaaaaaggtgGTAATGATTCGGTTCACGATTCTACGTAATACTAAGACATCTCTTCTTTCTACGAGTAATATATGTTTATCATTTGCCCAGGTGTCCACTAGTAGTCTAATTTGGTCCAATACTTTGAATAGCACTGTTATAACTAAAAACCCAATAGTGCTAGCACCAAAGAGACATGTTCATGATGgaaagcatttttttacgACACCAcatcaacaacagcagACGAAGTTAGGGGAAACTGAAGAGGGAACTCGTCGcaatataaaagaagaggatTTGAAAAGCATTGGCCAAGCAATAACACACCAACGAAACAAACGCCGAAAACAAATATGGTCTGCTGTGTTTGGGGGTATATTCGGCGTAATAATAGGATATTCAGTAATCTATAAAGTGATATATTTAAAGGAACAAAGCTTCTTACCATTGTTTCCTTCATCCAAGATACGTAAATTAAGTGCaagagatttgaaaaaggtTGACGTAAACCAGGTACAAAAGCTTTCTAAATTAAGAGTTTTAGAAATATTATCCGGCCATGACATGATTAAAGAACAATATGGAGTGCCATTATTAGATAAAGACGGAAGCTCACCTAGATTAAATGAATTCAGCATGTGGTGCGAAGACCAAGATCCATGTGTGACTGGTGTTGTAATGGAGCCAGAtgatcaaagaaatagCTCACACACTTGGTATAGAATACCTTTAGTTTGTAAATGGAGGATAACGCATCGGCCAATAAGCATACGCGGGACCATCGACGACTTATTGAACCGCATTGGATTAGAAACAGCGGATTTATTCGAGATTATATCGCCTGAGCGAGTATACGGATCGTTCAAGTACGAATACCCGCTACAGGGGGACTCTCATGCATTGCACCTCTGGTTCCATGGCGAGATCGAACTGGATGATAATTCATTGATTGTATATAACGGGAAATACCATGTTGATGTTAAACTGCAAGAAATCGACCTTTTCAGGCGTGAAAAGAATGGGCAATTAGTGCAGTATGTTCTGTTTAAAAACAATCCCGTGAACAGATAAAAGAAGTGTAAATAATTCTGTCACAATTATGATTATTATCGGTATTAAACTACTTATTTTCGGTTACTTAGGTAAAATAGTGTTTATATAAGAAtatttgaaagtaaaaaaaaactgataaatgaataaaataGAGAAGATTGGAGACGAACTGgaagaaattgagaaaACCCACCGAATATACTACCCTGGGCTTACAGATGGAATATCAAAggaagaaaggaaaaaaaataatacattTCAGAAACGTCAATAGGTATTATCATCTTAGCAATGAACGGATGCCTTTCTTAAATTAAAAAGGCCAGAGCACCACCGACTGCGGCTCCGACAACTCCAGCATTCAACAGTTGACCGTTCTGTGCGTGCAATGCAGGGGCTGCATTGCTAGTGGTGTTGGAAGCATTTTGGGCGTTTACGCTAGCAGCGAAGCCGAAAACAGAGACAGCAGAAACCAAAATTTGTGAtactttcattattatttgtgTGTTGAATTAGCGTGCTTATTTGAGGTTCTTCTCAGAagctaaaagaaaaaaagcataatTGGAAATGTAAGCGATGAGCAAGAAATGCCATTTATTTATACGTTTATATAATATGTATTTGCAAGTATAGAACGTCGGTTTCATAAGGGGTGAGAGGAGACATAAATAGAAACAggggaaagaaaatcattgaagagaaatgaaaaaaaaaaggatgaTACTAGGAGAGAAAGGGGATTAGAAAGGTCATCGGCCATAAAGTTGGTACATTATCCTTTATTGACTTTTGACACTTTGCCGTTGATGAAATATTGATGGCTATTAATGAAACTCTTCATGAGCACTGGTCCGTTTTTCGGATAGCGTTTTGCCAAAAGAGGGGAGGGGGAGTCTCGGCAACCGTGTCTGGGTGTGTGAAATATTACATCAGAGAAGGAGAGAAGTTTGTGCGGCTAAACTTTCTTGGCAGAGGGGAAAGGGGGGGAGGTCTGgccaaaattttcaatggcCATTTCACTTCTCCCCAGGCCTGGCCAATATAGTGATTGGTATTTTCTCCGGGAGAAATCGATGTGGGGTAATGatgtgatgatgatttatAAGTGGGTTAAATTAAGAGGGGAATTTGAGAGCAAAGAAAGTAATAGAAACTATTTTAAATAGTTATGTTATGGTATGTAGGGGACGCATTgcttttcatattttcttttgaagtttcATGTAGAAAAGGTGGTAGTCGTCCAGATCATAGACAATTTTGTCTAGTTTGATATAGTCAGGAAGTGATTCATTGATGCTTAGtagtttttgaaaggaCTGATTCTTATAATTCTTGGTGAAGAAGGTCATCGAGAATTCTCTTGGCTGGAAGACGTTCAGAATGTGTAGAAGAACGTTCAAATTGTCTTGCTTCCCTTGAGAAATATCGAAAACGGGTATGTTGCTTTCGAAAGAGGCGTATGACCAGCCCTTTTCTGGAGTCACATGCAGGGTGTAGTAGTATCTTTCATCGAGAACCATGTTAGACGAGTAGCCACACGGTGTGAATGCAAACGCGTCGTGGTGAAATGATAGGTTGGAGTCTTGAGATGAGTTCACGTATATTTCGTCAAGCTTAGTTTCCTTAGTCATTTGGTAGCCGAGGTTGTGGCCCTTGTCTTCGTTCGGCTCAACAGGGGCGGTTGTAGATGCTTCTGGGCCGCAAACAAATTTGCTAGCACACTCAGGGTTCAGCTCCGTCATTAGAACTTCAAAGGTTTCGTCGTCATCCTCAATACACTCCTTCACTTGAGGAGCCGACCGATCCGTCTCAGTGACATACAGGTTCCAATGATTGCTCTTGTCATTTCTTCCAACGGAATAACTCTTACCGGtgtcaaaaaattggttcAGATAGTCTACTTCGTCTGCCCAGTTTTGATGGATAGCAGCTTGCTTGCAggggaaaagaaaacatcgTCTGGAATAGAATACTTTGAATGGCTTGTACTTACCCCCCGGTGTTTTCTGGAAAACCCATGACAGCTCTTGCTCAATGGTTTGGAAAAGCTTGTCAAGACAAAACAATGTCGTTGTAGTACCGCACGTCTTCAACGTCAATTTGTGATCGAAAACGAAGAGCGAGGACTCACTCAGCAAAAAGGCGTCCAGTTCTTTAGTCTTCTTCATGGAAAGAACCTCGCACTTGACTAGTTTCAAAATCTCGATCCATTTCTCCATGACAATATCTCTTAGCGTCTTTTCGGAGCTGACGCAATTCTTGTGAGGAAAGAACCAGATTTCCAGCAGCTTCTCAGGACCCTCGAACGCGTCCGTTGAGTCTAGTGTGGCCGATAATTCGTGATCAATGTAATTGTGGTTAGTCAGTTCTTTGATGGTAACGGTCATGATATGGTTTGCTTATTTGCATAAGACActataaataaaaaggtAAAGAATAAGGAAGTTACAATACAGTAGGTGGCtcacttgaaaaaaaaaaaacgctGACGCAAGCACCGAACAGCAGCGAACACAATATATACACGTACAGATGTATTGAGATTCTTTAGTCAATTGACAAAGTTTAACCGATGCCTGAATATCGGAAAAACGTTTTTGgattttgttcttcctCGAGTGGGAGAAAGTGAAATTTTCCACAATTCCATCATTGCCTACGTACGTGAGACTAttacttgaaaaaagaggGAAAGGAGAGGAACAAGATGCGAGAGATAAAAACCTAAGCAGCATGCAATAAATTGTCTTTAGTTCATGCTCACCCTAATGGCATGACAACATGCCCTTGCCACTTTCCTTCAAGCATTATTGCCGATTTTAACGCTTCCAACCCTAGAAAGGCGATAATAGTATGTCCGGGTATCCGATTTATTCTcgaagtttttttttccatacgCGATTGAGCTATAAAAGAGCCTGGTTAAGAGAAACAGTCCTGAACTTTCTCAGTGGCGGCGGTACAAACAGAAAATCTCATCGAGTAACTTACGCTATTTTGTGCAACATGCATGAAGGAGTACCCTCATGCTGTGGCGCGTATGTCTATGTAATCTCAGGGACAGCAAAAGAAGCGGCAAGAGAGCCCACGATAAGTGGAACTACACAGACTTCCTTGCCGCGATACTACGGTCCCCAGAACAATCCTAACAAGCAATTACATATTCCCCCGCTGAACCTGTGCAGTCCATGGACGACGCTGATACTATATGATTCGGGGGAAGACGCTTTTTCACATCTTCTTGAGTAGTAAGAACAGTAATCAAGTAATATAATGGTTAAGAGCGGATCTTGTTGGATGCCTCCTAGGCATTACCCTACAATGGGGCGGtctcttttaattttgaatCGGGTCTTTCACCCCGGCCCCGGTTGCGTCGATCAGAAAATTATTATggatgaggatgatgaaAGTACTAGACCTTTACCATCAAGTCTCGATAATTCACCGTTCAAAAAGACTAGGAATTCGTTATAGATCAGCTAGTTCGACAAAGAAGTACTTCCGGGACATTGCTACATAGTTGTGctgttatattttttttgttagtTAAACCCATTAGATAAGTGTATCGTTTCGTATAGTGCCGTACTCAAAGATCAAGGATTGAAACGCTATTTCTTTTACGCCTGCCATGTCTGCTGCTCCCGTCCAAGACAAAGACACTCTAACCAATGCCGAGCGTGCGAAGAACGTCAACGGTTTGCTTCAAGTGCTCATGGACATTAACACTCTAAATGGAGGGAGTTCTCACACTGCTGATAAGATAAGGATTCATGCCAAAAATTTCGAGGCAGCTTTGTTCGCCAAGAGTTCctcaaagaaagaatatatggACAGCATGAACGAAAAAGTTGCTGTCATGCGCAATGCATACAATTCCAGAAAAAGCACAGttgcagcagcagcagccaGTAACAACATCAGCCCCGTGGAACAGCATCATATCAAcaatatgaaaaattctagCGGCAGCGCCAACAATATGAACGTGAATATGAATCTGAACCCCCAGATGTTCCTGAATCAGCAGGCTCAGGCAAGACAACAGGTTGCACAACAATTAAGAAACCAACAACAGGTTGcacagcaacaacaacaacaacaacaacagcaacaacaacagcaacaacaacagcaacaacagcagcagcagcagcaacaacaacaacagcagcagcagagGCGCCAATTGACTCctcagcaacaacagctaGTGAACCAAATGAAGGTAGCCCCCATCCCCAAGCAACTGCTGCAAAGAATTCCTAATATTCCACCAAATATCAATACTTGGCAGCAAGTCACTGCTTTAGCTCAGCAGAAGTTACTAACACCTCAGGATATGGAAGCTGCAAAAGAAGTCTACAAGATTCATCAGCAATTATTGTTTAAAGCAAGATTGCAGCAACAACAAGCCCAAGTCCAAGCCCAAGCCCAAGCCCAGGTTCAAgttaataacaacaataacgGCGGCCTCCCTCAAAATGGTAATATCAATAATAGTATGAATATTCCTCAACAACAGCAAATGCAACCTTCTAACGCAAATACGAATGCGAATCCTTTGCAACAGCAACCATCACAAAATACCGTACCAAACgttcttcatcaaatcaATCAAATTTTCTCTCCCGAAGAACAACGCAGCTTACTGCAAGAAGCCATTGAAACCTGCAAGAATTTCGAAAAGGCTCAATTGGGCAATACAATGACGGAACCGGTTAAGCAAAGCTTTATCAGAAAGTACATTAACCAAAAGGCGTTGAGAAAAATCCAGGCTTTGAGGGATGTTaagaacaacaacaatgtTAACAACAACAGCGCGAACCTGCAAAGAGCTCAAAATGTTCCTATGAACATcattcaacaacaacaacaaagcCCCAACAACAATGAGATTATCCCACCTTCTGCTACTCCCAACACTACCTCTTTCCCTCAGCCACAGAATGCAAGTTCCAAATTATATCAAatgcaacaacagcaggCTCAAGCACAAGCACAGGCTCAAGCACAAGCACAGGCTCAAGCacaagcacaagcacaagcacaggcacaagcacaagcacaGGCACAGGCTCAGGCacaagcacaagcacaGGCACAAGCTCAAGCACAAGCTCAAGCACAAGCACAGGCACAAGCACAGGCacaagcacaagcacaagcacaagcacaAGTACAAGCTCAACATCAACCCTCACAACAGCCCCAACAGGCTCAATCGCAACCTAATCCACTTCACGGGTTGACACCTACTGCAAAGGATGTCGAAGTCATTAAGCAATTGTCTTTGGATGCTTCCAAGACCAATCTAAGGCTCACAGATGTAACAAATTCTTTAtccaatgaagaaaaagaaaaaataagaatgaAGTTAAAGAAAGGTCAGAAGCTTTTTGTTCAAGTAAGTAATTTCGCACCTCAAGTTTACATCATCACGAAAAATGAGAATTTCTTAAAAGAAGTTTTCCAATTGAGAATATTTGTCAAAGAGATATTGGAAAAGTGTGCCGAGGGCGTATTTGTTGTTAAATTAGACACCGTTGACAGGTTAATCAttaaatatcaaaaatactgGGAAAGTATGAGAATTCAAATTTTAAGAAGACAAGCCATTTTAagacaacaacagcagatGGCtagcaacaacagcaacccAGGTACTGCTTCTGCTgttaataataacaatattgCAACTCAGCAAAATATGCAACAGTCACTACAGCAAATGCAGCATTTACAGCAATTGAAAatgcaacaacaacaacaacaacaacagcaacaacaacaacagcaacaacaacaacaacaacaacaacaacaacaacaacaacaacaacaacaacaacaacaacagcagctacaacaacagcagctacaacaacaacaacaacaacaacagcaacagcaacaacagcaacaacaacaccTATATCCTTCCTCAACGAGTGGTGGAGCTAATTATCCGGCAATGGCTAATGCTTCCAATAACAATATCCCTTATATGAATCACAAGAACACCTCTAGCATGGAGTTTTTGAACTCTATGGAAAATACACCAAAAGTTTCTGTATCTGCTGCGGCCACTCCATCACTTAACAAGGCGATCACTAGTAAGGTAAACAACAGAACTAAATCTAATTCAATACCTGTTACCAGCATTCCATCAACAAATAAGAAactttcaatatcaaatgCCGCTAGTCAACAACCAACTCCTCGATCTGCATCGAATACCGCTAAGTCAACCCCAAATACTAATCCTTCTCCATTGAAGACTCAAGCAAAAAATGGAACGCCAAACTCCAATAATATGAAGACAGTGCAATCTCCTATGGGTACACAACCATCCTATGGTAATaccattattgaaaatgcgTTTAGAAAGGAAGAGCTTTTGCTAAAAGATTTGGAAATGAGGAAGTCAGAAATATCCTCTCGTTTTAAACATCgtcaagaaattttcaaagattctcCTACAGATTTGTTTATGAATACATTAGGTGATTGTTTAGGTATTAAGGATGAAGAGATGCTTACTTCGTGCACTATTCCTAAGACTGTGGTTGATCACACCAATGGTTCTGGTAAAAGGAAGCCTACCAAAGCAGCCCAGAGGGCCCGTGATCAAGACTCTGTTGACATTTCCATAAAGGACAACAAGTTAATCATGAAAAGTAAATTTAATAAGACTAATAGGTTATATTCGATAGCATTGTCCAATGTTGCtgtcattttcaaaaacattgGTGGTAACTTTAAAGATTTATCTACTCTGGTCCATTCATCGTCACCGCCTGCCTCATCTTCCAAGTTGAATATCGGCAATTCCAATAAGAGGAAAGCCAGCGTGTTAGAAATAAGCCCACAGGATTCAATAGCTTCGGTGCTATCCCCAGATTCAAATATAATGTGTGATTCCAAAAGAATCAAAATAGACTCCCCTGATGACCCATTCATGACAAAATCCGGAGTCGCAACTaatgaaaaacaagaagttACAAAGAACGAAACGACGTTTTTGACTTCCACTACTGATTCGGTGCAATTCAATGTATGGGATTGGAATAATTGGACAAGTGCTACTTGAACCTCGAAACTTTCATATACTTGAACCTACCTAATTTGGTGTTATGACCACCAataccttttatttttcaccTCCTTTTAActctttttctctctctaaaagaaattctttatttcaCAGAAATTTCTCCACACTTTaatgtatctttttttatttatataattatatatatatatatatacatgaataacaacaatataATCTAATTTagctttttatttcaacGTACTTAATACTTAAACGACCAGTACAATAGAGTGTCACTTTTATCAATATGCTTCCTTTAGCCGGGTAAGATTTTGCTGACAAATAGTCAGAACGACTTGAATCATCGGTATATTCTTCGAAATATACTACATCTACGATTCTTGAGTAACCGTAAGTTGCCACTGTGAAGCAATTACAGTAATCATTAACAAACATCTATAAACATGTCACATCATTCACCTCCCAAGAACCAAATCCGTGAACTAATCGAGGAAATCAATCAGTGGGCTATAGCTAATGGATTAGCCATGTATCCTCCTAATTTTGAGGCAAATCCATCGAATGCTTCGGTGTCGCCGGTAACGATCTATCCAACTCCAATTCCTAAGAGATGTTTTGATGAGGCCGTTGAAATTCAACCAGTATTTAATGAATTATATGCCCGTCTTGCTCAAGATATGGCTCACCCAGATTCGTTGCTGCATAAGACAACTGAAGCGTTGGCTTTATCAGACCCCGAATTCACTGGTAAATTATGGTCCTTATACcttaaaattttgaaagatgtacagaaaaaaaggcagACTTTTAAACTAGGTATATTTAGGTCAGATTATTTAATTGATAAGAAGAACGGTAGTGAGCAAATTAAGCAAGTGGAATTCAATACTGTATCCGTATCATTTGCAGGTCTCAGTGAGAAAGTAGATAGATTGCATGCCTATTTAAACAAGGCAAACAAATACGATCTTAAAGGACCGTTCTATAATGAACAAAATATGGTCATTTCCGACTCAGGGTATTTATTATCTATGGCATTGGCTAAAGCTGTTGAATCATATACATCACAGCAAATTTCTTCCACTTCTAGTGATCCAATTGTTGCGTTCATTGTTCAAAGAAATGAGAGAAATGTGTTTGATCAGAAGATCTTGGAATTGAATCTGTTGGAAAAGTTCGGTATTAAGTCTGTGAGATTGACATTCGATGATGTTCACGACAAAATGTTCACTGATAATGAAACAGGAAAACTTTTTGTCAAGGATGCAGAACAAGAAGTAGCGGTTGTCTATTATAGAACTGGTTATACAACTACCGATTACACGTCCGAAAAGGACTGGGAAGCAAGATTATTCCTCGAGAAAAGTTTCGCTATTAAGGCTCCAGACTTACTTACCCAATTATCTGGTTCCAAGAAAATCCAGCAATTGTTGACCAACAAGAGCGTATTGGGTAAGTATACCTGCAATCctaaaaaaagagatagTTTGTTGAAAACATTTGTCAAAATTTACCCCTTAGACGATACAGAACTTGGTAGGGAAGGCAAGAGATTAGCGTTCAGTGACCCCTCTAAATATGTGCTAAAACCACAAAGAGAAGGCGGTGGTAACAATGTTTATAAAGAGAATATTcctaattttttgaagggTATTGAAGAACGTCATTGGGACGCATATATTCTCATGGAGTTGATCGAGCCCGAGTTGAATGAGAATAACGTTATATTACGTGATAATAAGTCTTATGAAGAGCCAATAATTAGTGAGTTGGGAGTTTACGGTTGCATTCTATTTGACGACAAGCAAGTTTTAATGAATGAATTTAGTGGCTCATTACTAAGATCCAAGTTCAACACTTCAAATGAAGGCGGTGTGGCTGCAGGATTTGGATGTTTGGACAGTATTATTCTGTATTAGACCTATATATAGatactatatatatatatatatgccATAATAATGGAGAATAACGTTAGGTTTTAATTTACgaacaattgaagaatatataatCGCATTCCCACATGAATTTGCTATTCTAATCTTGCTTCTTCTCTCTTTCCCCTTTTAGCAACGAAGAACACCATTTCGCTGCACCAACGGTATTACTAGATATGGTGACTATTGTGAAGAATGGTATTAACTCCAATAAGCCAGCAGACATCCCGAAGCATATGAAACTTGCGTAATGCTCATATTGGAAATCTTTAGCCTGTTTCTTACTGAACCCCTTTAGTAGGAAGTACCTTTGTAAATAGGTGAAGCTTCTTCTTGGGGCCATCAGTTGGTTTGCTAATATGGGCCCTATTATAGGAATTAGTGACAGAAGTGTTATTGAAGTGAAATTAGTCAGTTTAAAAAACAATCTGAATAGTAGTTTGGGGACTTTAAAAGCCCAATTTCCCTTTATTGTATTGAAATTTCTCACGGCATCAGGCTCATCAATTTTCCTATGCGATTTTTGTAGTTTTGGTAAAACCTTCACCTCGTTGAGGAATTCGTTTTGATCTTGCAATACCAAAGAAATATCGAATATCTGATTTGTAATATGAGTCAACACTAGTGTTCTGCAAACAAAAGCAGTTAAAACATTCGTTTGTAGAATCCATTGAATATGAACTAAAATAACACCAAGAGGGcctaataataatattgcccATGTCACTAACACTGGTACAAGGGTGACGTAAAAAAAGCCAGCAATGGTAACAAAAATCAAAGCATAACAAACAGCAAACAGTAAAATATGTTTCCAGTAAACGGTATTTGTGAGTACTTCATAGAATCCCTATAATTAAtacacaaaaaaaaaatgtgttagtcaaaaaatgaatatggtcataaaaaacaaatactTTTACTTACTAAAAATGGGTACATGAATGCTTTTGAGTTGAAAACTTCTTTAATGAAGTTCTTCTTAAATAACTCGTATCTCAACTTCATTGTTGGTATTGTTTCAGGGAACCAAATATCAAACTGTCTTCTTAAAACCTTTAGCCAACGACTTATTTTACTTTCCTTTGGAGTCCTATCTTCTTCGGATGGCTCTTCTGAAGGTTGCGGCCTCTTTTCTGCAAGGGTTGTAGAATTAGCATCTCGAGTGTGAGAATTTTGACTATGACTTATAAGCTTAACTCTGGCTTTCATCCTTAGTTTGTCTTAGCAGCCAGTCAGGGGTCCTCAGGGATAGCCTTGCCCTTTTTTTGACGTCCCTTTACTTTTCCTGAGGGTGATTGATTTACCTTGacaagtttttgaaagtcCGAGTCAAAAGCACCCTGATTTTCATAATCCCCTGATTGCCAAAAATCTATACAAAAAATACCAATGTTGCAGCACGAATATTATTAGCAAGTACCAATGTGTAAATATTTATGGAATttatgtgtatatatatatatatataatgaaCATATGAACTGgtatgaagaaaaaaatagctAGGTTCATGGTGGATTTACGTGGGCTATGGATTGTTGAATCGGAGGCGCATACGATCCTACTGTAGGCCCTTCTGGTTCTGCAGAGGGCGCGGGAGCTACGGCTGGCTGTTCTTGATCTTTTATCTCTTTTACTATCCAAAGAGACGCACCTACTACGTTTGTACCAATGAACAACCCGCCCAGTATTGGGATGGACTCTAATAAACCGCTGGACATTGAGTATAGGAGCCATTTGGCAAAACCCTTGTAGTATACTTCGGATAGTTTTCGCGAACCCAAATGTAGTACGTCAACAAAATAGGGTTCGAAATAATAGAATCCCATTCCGGGACTAAATGGTAGCATATTGATAATGATTGGACCCACAATTGGAACAATCAataacaaaagaaacacGAAGGCTATGAAAACAtaccagaaaaaaaaaaagagaaactgTGGCAAAGAGACGAGATAAAaccttttggaaaaaagacCACCCAATCGATGCGATCTTCTGTAAACAAAAGGCGAGAAACTTATCGTTTCACAGGCTTCGCTCAATTCTGgcaaattctttcttgcaAATGTCACACCGTAAATACGTgtgaaaagaacaaaatcaGTACCTTTCACCATAGAATTACACAGGGTTGTAGAAATGAGAATAGTTTGCACATATGCTAGCGGTAACGCAAAGAGCCCAAGAAAGGGCAGGTATATGCACACCAAAAGAGAACAAGCTAGGATCGACGTAAACGCAATAATGAGCCCAAGATTTAGCACATAATATCCAAATATTAGGAAGAACAGGTGCAAGTAATCCGTGCTCCCTACGGATTCACTAATACCCTTCATCAGCAGTTAGTAAATTGGATCAACACATAAGACGTGCACCAAAGCATAAACATACTTTATATGGATACCAAATAATCTGGTGAGACGACTCCAGG harbors:
- the LDS2 gene encoding Lds2p (similar to Saccharomyces cerevisiae YOL047C; ancestral locus Anc_7.84) — its product is MSTRPQPDWYYHRHPYASTPLAEGEEPQLLPIQDQRNHKKSKIWMAYKGPIVQWYKNAMLIKNNFWKDLESSHQIIWYPYKGISESVGSTDYLHLFFLIFGYYVLNLGLIIAFTSILACSLLVCIYLPFLGLFALPLAYVQTILISTTLCNSMVKGTDFVLFTRIYGVTFARKNLPELSEACETISFSPFVYRRSHRLGGLFSKRFYLVSLPQFLFFFFWYVFIAFVFLLLLIVPIVGPIIINMLPFSPGMGFYYFEPYFVDVLHLGSRKLSEVYYKGFAKWLLYSMSSGLLESIPILGGLFIGTNVVGASLWIVKEIKDQEQPAVAPAPSAEPEGPTVGSYAPPIQQSIAHVNPP